The sequence GTGATCGCGGCCGTAGTTGGTCTTGGTGAGCGTGCCCTGCGAATAGGCGGTTCGGCCGAACTCACCGCCCCAGACGACGAGGGTGTCCTCAAGCATGCCCCGGCGTTTCAGGTCTGTGATGAGGGCGGCGCAGCCCTGGTCGGTTTCCTTGCACTGGTTGCGGATGGCGGAGGGAAGGTTTCCGTGCTGATCCCAGCCGGGGTGGTAGAGCTGGATGAAACGGACGCCGCGCTCCGCGAGGCGGCGGGCGAGCAGGCAGTTCGCCGCAAAGGTGCCGGGCTTCTGGGAGTCCGGGCCGTAGAGATCCTTGGTTTCCTGGGTTTCGTCTGTGGTATCCGTGACCTCCGGGACGCTGGTCTGCATCCGGTAGGCCATTTCGTATTGGGAAATGCGGGTCTCGATCTCGGGGTCGAGCTCGTTGTGGAAGTCGATCCTGTTGAGTGCTGAGACCTTGTCCAGGAGGGCGCGGCGGCCGGACTGGCAGACGCCGTCGGGGTTTGTGAGGTAGAAAACCGCATCCTTTCCGGAGGAGAAACGCACGCCCTGGTAGCGGGAGTCCAGGAATCCTGTGCCCCAGAGGCGGGCATAGAGCGGCTGGTCGGTGGGTTTTTTCGTGGTGAGGACGACGAAGCCGGGGAGGTTCTCGTTGTCGGTGCCGAGGCCGTAGGTGACCCACGAGCCCAGCGAGGGGCGCCCGGCGATCTGGGAGCCGGTCTGGAAAAAGGTCATCGCCGGGTCGTGGTTGATCGCCTCGGTCCAGAGGGATTTCACGAAACAGAGGTCATCCACCACCTTGGCGGTGTGGGGCAGCAGCTCGCTGACCCATGCCCCGGATTTCCCGTGTTGGGCGAACTTGAACTGCGACCCGGCAAGCGGCAGGGAGGCCTGGTTGCCCGACATGCCGGTGAGGCGCTGGCCGTTTCGGACGTGATCCGGGAGTTGCTCGCCGTTGAGCTCGTTGAGCTTCGGCTTGTAATCGAAGAGATCCATGTGGGAGGGCCCCCCTGACATGAAAAGATAGATGACGCGCTTGGCCTTGGGCGCGTGGTCGGCGATCATTTTTTCGCCGACGGCTGCGGAGGACGCCGCGCGCAGGTTTTCCGGCAGCAGGGATGCGAGCGCTGCCCCGCCGATCCCGGTGGAGAGCTTCGAGAGGAAATGGCGGCGTGTTACTTCAAGCATGGGCAAGGGAGTTTGCGGCGCCGGGCTTGAGGCGCTTCCGGCGGTTGTGGTGGCAGGATCTGGCTATACACCTGATACGCATCGGATTCCAACGAGTTATCCATGTTTTCTCAGTCCTTCCGGATGCGCCCGAGTCCGCGCTTTCCGGGCCGCCGCCGGTTTCGGATTTTACAAACTCTTAACAAATCCGGGCGAAACCGGGGGTAGGGCGCGGAGTTTCATACATGGAAGCGGATCGGCAGATGCCAACCGCGAACCAACCAAGAAAACGAACACCATGAAAACATACCTACACATCATCGGGGCGATGGCCATCGCCACTTCACTGACATGCGCCCAGGATGGCCCGAAAGGCCCCAAGAAGCCCGGCAAGGGGCGTCCGAACCCTGAGGCGATCTTCAAGAAACTGGATGCCGACGGCAGCGGAGCGGTGAGCCTCGACGAGTTCAAGGCCGGCCCGCGTGGGAAGGAGAATCCCGAAAAGGCCGAAGAGATCTTCAAGAAGATCGACAAGGACGGGAATGGCGAGCTGAGCCTCGAGGAGTTCAAGAGCCACCGTCCGCCGCACAAAGGAGGCCCCGGCAAGCGTGGCGGCGACGGCCTGCCCCCTGCCGAGTAAGCAAACCATAGCCCTGCCCCACGGCCTTGGTGGTCGTGGGGCTGTTTTTAGCCACCGACGATCTCCTTGACCTTGCCAGCGATGGCTTCCGCCCAGATGTCATAGCCATTCGGGGCGAGGTGGAGAAAGTCACCCATGTTATCTTTGCTGATCATCCCATCGGCATCCAGATACTTGTCCCAGATATCGACATACTCGACATTCCCACCCGCGAGATTCGAAATCAGGTCGTTCACGGCCTTGCGCTTGTCGCGGCCTGGATTGGGTTTTTCGCCGGTAGGCAGGAGACTCATGAGAAGGATCCTGGATTCCGG comes from Akkermansiaceae bacterium and encodes:
- a CDS encoding DUF1501 domain-containing protein, with the protein product MLEVTRRHFLSKLSTGIGGAALASLLPENLRAASSAAVGEKMIADHAPKAKRVIYLFMSGGPSHMDLFDYKPKLNELNGEQLPDHVRNGQRLTGMSGNQASLPLAGSQFKFAQHGKSGAWVSELLPHTAKVVDDLCFVKSLWTEAINHDPAMTFFQTGSQIAGRPSLGSWVTYGLGTDNENLPGFVVLTTKKPTDQPLYARLWGTGFLDSRYQGVRFSSGKDAVFYLTNPDGVCQSGRRALLDKVSALNRIDFHNELDPEIETRISQYEMAYRMQTSVPEVTDTTDETQETKDLYGPDSQKPGTFAANCLLARRLAERGVRFIQLYHPGWDQHGNLPSAIRNQCKETDQGCAALITDLKRRGMLEDTLVVWGGEFGRTAYSQGTLTKTNYGRDHHPRCFTAWMAGGGVKAGTTYGTTDDYGYNILGPDGNRIDNPSKDGDTPGAVHVHDFHATMLHQLGIDHTRLTYKFQGRHFRLTDVHGHVVKDLLA
- a CDS encoding EF-hand domain-containing protein; translated protein: MKTYLHIIGAMAIATSLTCAQDGPKGPKKPGKGRPNPEAIFKKLDADGSGAVSLDEFKAGPRGKENPEKAEEIFKKIDKDGNGELSLEEFKSHRPPHKGGPGKRGGDGLPPAE